Proteins co-encoded in one Arthrobacter globiformis genomic window:
- a CDS encoding PrpF domain-containing protein, which yields MKIEAEWMRGGTSKCWVFETGQLDETGTSPDVLLPRLFGSPDHRQIDGVGGATSTTSKAMILHRPADDDVDVEFTFAQVGIEEAAVDWGSNCGNCSAVVGLYAIEKGWVVPTGDVTRIVTRNTNTGQIIIQRVSTPSGALPIVPQAQMPGVPFPGYRVGLGFQDPAGKTTGQLLPTGSASDTITAGGTRWTVSMVDAGAPVVILRAEDLGLDPERYDTWSAGVELQLETLEHIRRQAAVRMGLAASTAEAARAVPKVAIAASPAQADAESDVSVMMLSMGKPHPALAITGSIALTLAARTPGTVLNDITGSTVRPTLRLRTPAGVIETWSEERDGSLLVGVDRTARTIATTTIHLPEALGSAVDASFANATN from the coding sequence ATGAAGATCGAAGCGGAGTGGATGCGCGGAGGCACCAGCAAGTGCTGGGTCTTCGAAACCGGACAGCTGGACGAGACGGGAACCAGCCCGGATGTGCTGCTTCCCCGGCTGTTCGGCAGCCCGGACCACCGGCAGATCGACGGCGTTGGCGGGGCCACCTCCACCACCAGCAAAGCGATGATCCTTCACCGCCCCGCAGACGATGACGTTGATGTCGAGTTCACCTTCGCCCAGGTGGGCATCGAAGAGGCCGCTGTGGACTGGGGCAGCAACTGCGGCAACTGCTCGGCAGTGGTTGGGCTCTACGCCATCGAAAAGGGCTGGGTGGTGCCCACCGGCGACGTCACACGGATCGTTACCCGCAACACCAACACCGGCCAGATCATCATCCAGCGCGTGTCCACGCCGTCCGGTGCCCTGCCGATCGTCCCGCAGGCCCAGATGCCCGGCGTCCCGTTCCCCGGGTACCGGGTGGGGCTCGGCTTCCAGGATCCTGCCGGCAAAACCACCGGCCAGCTGCTTCCCACGGGCTCAGCCTCGGACACCATCACGGCCGGCGGAACCCGCTGGACCGTCTCCATGGTCGACGCCGGAGCGCCGGTAGTCATTCTCCGGGCTGAGGACCTGGGCCTTGACCCGGAGCGCTACGACACCTGGTCCGCCGGGGTAGAGCTGCAGCTGGAGACGCTGGAGCACATCCGTCGCCAGGCGGCAGTGCGGATGGGGCTCGCAGCGAGCACCGCCGAGGCCGCCCGCGCCGTCCCCAAGGTGGCGATCGCAGCTTCACCGGCCCAGGCAGATGCGGAAAGCGACGTCAGCGTCATGATGCTCTCGATGGGCAAGCCCCACCCGGCGCTCGCCATTACCGGCAGCATCGCACTGACCCTGGCCGCCCGCACCCCGGGCACCGTACTCAACGACATCACCGGCAGCACCGTTCGTCCCACCCTGCGGCTGCGGACACCGGCCGGTGTGATCGAAACCTGGAGCGAGGAACGGGACGGATCGCTGCTCGTCGGCGTCGACCGGACCGCCCGCACCATCGCGACCACCACCATCCACCTCCCCGAGGCCCTCGGCAGCGCCGTCGACGCCTCCTTCGCCAACGCCACCAACTGA
- a CDS encoding LysR family transcriptional regulator yields the protein MVNDEAQDLFDIRRLALLVEVVEQGSITAAAELMLYTPSAVSQQLRKLEQEVGQPLLNRRSRGVVPTEAGQVLAGHARKIVGQMRAAQSDLDQIAGLKRGSLTVGTFPTLAGSFMPVVIRAFKKRYPAIGLSLRSARFEELVADLQSGVTGLCLLWDYPWNRFHDDSIRITEVFQESTVLLVSRGHPLADREEIRMEELRKESWIVRAEAHPVVEVLQRSAHAAGFEPTIGFLANDYQEAQAMVSVGMGVAMVPKTAVALQHPDVRVISLGSAAPLRRVLLAQRQDKVYAPAEVAFHSTLLEIAREHAGDYL from the coding sequence GTGGTTAACGATGAAGCCCAAGATTTATTCGATATCCGGCGGCTGGCCCTGCTGGTGGAGGTCGTCGAGCAGGGATCGATCACTGCCGCGGCCGAGCTGATGCTGTACACGCCCTCGGCGGTCTCCCAGCAACTGCGGAAGCTGGAGCAGGAAGTGGGGCAGCCTCTCCTCAACCGCCGTTCCCGCGGGGTCGTTCCCACGGAGGCTGGCCAGGTGCTGGCCGGCCACGCCCGCAAGATCGTCGGGCAGATGCGGGCCGCCCAGTCCGACCTGGACCAAATCGCCGGACTCAAACGCGGTTCCCTGACCGTGGGGACGTTTCCAACGCTCGCCGGCTCATTCATGCCGGTTGTCATCCGGGCCTTCAAAAAGAGGTACCCGGCGATTGGCCTCTCCCTGCGAAGTGCGCGCTTCGAGGAGCTTGTTGCTGACCTGCAATCGGGAGTCACCGGCCTGTGCCTGCTCTGGGATTACCCCTGGAACCGCTTTCATGACGATTCCATCCGGATCACCGAAGTCTTCCAGGAAAGCACCGTCCTTCTGGTGTCCCGCGGCCACCCGCTTGCGGACCGCGAAGAGATCCGCATGGAAGAGCTCCGGAAGGAATCGTGGATCGTGCGGGCCGAGGCCCACCCCGTGGTGGAGGTGCTGCAGCGCTCCGCCCATGCGGCCGGGTTCGAGCCCACCATTGGCTTCCTGGCCAACGACTACCAGGAAGCCCAGGCGATGGTGAGCGTCGGGATGGGCGTGGCCATGGTGCCCAAGACTGCTGTGGCCCTGCAGCACCCTGACGTCCGGGTCATTAGCCTCGGCTCCGCCGCACCCTTGCGGCGGGTGCTGCTGGCCCAGCGCCAGGACAAGGTCTACGCCCCGGCAGAGGTTGCTTTCCATTCCACCTTGCTGGAGATTGCCCGCGAACATGCCGGGGACTACTTGTAG
- a CDS encoding DUF4383 domain-containing protein, producing the protein MTTASHPAHHHAMGLSLHNTAMGLGVVFLLVGVLGFIPGITTNYGAMSFAGHDSGAMLLGVFQVSVLHNIVHLLFGAAGIAMARTGSAARWFLLGGGIVYVVLWLYGLVIDMNSGANFVPFNSADNWLHLILGLAMVGLGLWLGRDAMDRTRGSATP; encoded by the coding sequence ATGACAACCGCTTCACACCCCGCACACCACCACGCTATGGGGTTGTCCCTTCACAACACCGCCATGGGTCTTGGTGTGGTTTTCCTGCTGGTGGGCGTCCTCGGGTTCATCCCGGGAATCACCACCAACTACGGCGCCATGAGCTTTGCCGGACATGACTCCGGTGCGATGCTGCTTGGCGTGTTCCAGGTGTCCGTACTGCACAACATCGTCCATCTGCTGTTCGGCGCGGCCGGCATCGCAATGGCCAGGACGGGCTCGGCGGCCCGCTGGTTCTTGCTTGGCGGCGGCATCGTCTACGTGGTTCTGTGGCTCTACGGCCTGGTTATCGACATGAATTCGGGCGCCAACTTTGTCCCGTTCAACTCTGCCGACAACTGGCTGCACCTGATCCTCGGCCTGGCCATGGTCGGCCTGGGCCTCTGGCTCGGCAGGGATGCCATGGACAGGACGAGGGGAAGCGCCACCCCATAG
- a CDS encoding MFS transporter — protein MGFVLAFGVVSMLADVVYEGARAITGPYLATLGATAVMVGFITGIGEAVALVLRLGTGPLADRTRKYWPLTIAGYALTIVAVPLLALANSLWQAAALVITERFGKAVRTPARDTMLSHAGTAMGRGKAFAIHEALDQSGALVGPLLVGLAVGVSGYQLGFGILAVPGAFALVAVLLLRRAVPAPEHYDEQAAQARSRQEGGQTRAALPARFWWYSAFTAASMFGFSTFGVISFHLEVQKVLPSALIPVTYAVSMGAAALAALGSGALYDRVGLRGLLIVLPLTAAVPFLSFATAPGLVWAGAVVWGTALGIHESTLRAAVTDLVPAARRGTGYGIFTAIYGLAWLAGSTIIGALYTESRTGLIVFTVATQLLALAVFIPLARSVGTQLQAK, from the coding sequence ATGGGGTTTGTGTTGGCCTTCGGCGTGGTGAGCATGCTCGCCGACGTCGTCTACGAAGGCGCCCGCGCCATCACCGGCCCGTACCTGGCCACCCTCGGTGCCACTGCAGTCATGGTCGGCTTCATCACGGGTATCGGCGAAGCCGTCGCCCTCGTCCTGCGGCTAGGGACCGGCCCCCTGGCCGACAGGACCCGCAAGTACTGGCCGCTGACCATCGCCGGGTACGCCCTGACCATCGTCGCCGTGCCGCTGCTCGCCCTGGCAAACTCCCTGTGGCAGGCGGCAGCCCTGGTCATCACGGAGCGCTTCGGCAAGGCGGTCCGCACCCCTGCCCGCGACACCATGCTCTCCCACGCGGGAACAGCAATGGGACGCGGCAAAGCCTTCGCCATCCACGAGGCCCTCGACCAGTCCGGCGCCCTCGTCGGTCCGCTGCTTGTCGGATTGGCGGTCGGCGTCTCCGGCTACCAGCTGGGGTTCGGGATCCTTGCCGTCCCGGGGGCGTTCGCGCTGGTTGCCGTTCTCCTGCTCCGCCGGGCAGTCCCGGCTCCGGAGCACTACGACGAACAGGCAGCGCAGGCCCGGTCCCGCCAAGAGGGCGGACAAACACGGGCAGCTTTGCCGGCCAGGTTCTGGTGGTACAGCGCCTTCACGGCCGCGTCGATGTTCGGGTTTTCCACGTTCGGCGTCATCTCGTTCCACCTCGAGGTCCAGAAGGTCCTGCCCTCGGCACTGATCCCGGTGACCTATGCAGTCTCCATGGGCGCAGCCGCACTGGCGGCCCTCGGGTCAGGGGCGCTGTACGACCGGGTGGGGCTGCGCGGCCTGCTGATCGTCCTCCCGCTGACCGCCGCCGTCCCGTTCCTGTCGTTCGCCACGGCGCCCGGCCTGGTCTGGGCAGGCGCCGTGGTCTGGGGTACTGCCCTGGGCATTCACGAATCGACGCTCCGCGCCGCGGTGACCGATCTCGTTCCCGCCGCGCGGCGCGGCACCGGATACGGCATCTTTACTGCCATCTACGGCCTGGCCTGGCTCGCGGGGTCCACCATCATCGGAGCCCTCTATACGGAGTCGCGCACCGGGCTCATCGTCTTTACCGTGGCCACACAGCTTCTGGCGCTGGCCGTCTTCATCCCGCTGGCCAGGTCCGTCGGCACGCAGCTTCAGGCGAAGTAG
- a CDS encoding FadR/GntR family transcriptional regulator — translation MTRQLEDASPTGASSAIGGGALAGIDRRSAIDAVRLRIGMAISLGLLKPGERLPDQEDVALGMSVSPITARRALASLADQGVVVRRRGRAGGTFVADEPPRDVLAELTASPAESQAVNRLVDRRLLFECAVTHYAAVNATAEQLDELERLTREMAESTDWSAYHLADEQFHQLVGTASCLGTAVGVYHETLAELYAYFIPYPIELLHKSNCDHIDLVAALRAGDVAAAVEISRKHVDILHRTMFMGLADGGAAAG, via the coding sequence ATGACCCGTCAGTTGGAGGACGCCTCCCCCACCGGTGCTTCCTCTGCCATCGGTGGCGGTGCGCTGGCCGGCATCGACCGCCGCAGCGCCATCGACGCTGTCCGGCTGCGCATCGGCATGGCCATTTCGCTGGGGCTGCTGAAGCCCGGCGAGCGCCTGCCCGACCAGGAGGACGTGGCGCTGGGCATGTCGGTCAGCCCGATCACTGCCCGCCGCGCGCTGGCGAGCCTCGCGGACCAGGGCGTGGTGGTGCGCCGCCGCGGCCGGGCCGGCGGGACGTTCGTGGCGGACGAGCCACCGCGTGACGTACTGGCGGAACTCACGGCATCCCCCGCCGAATCCCAGGCGGTGAACCGACTGGTGGACCGGCGGCTGCTCTTCGAATGCGCGGTAACGCACTACGCGGCTGTTAACGCGACCGCCGAGCAGCTGGACGAGCTGGAGCGGCTGACCCGTGAGATGGCGGAGTCCACGGACTGGTCCGCCTATCACCTGGCGGATGAGCAGTTCCACCAGCTGGTGGGCACAGCATCCTGCCTGGGGACCGCCGTCGGCGTTTATCACGAGACCCTGGCCGAGCTCTACGCCTACTTCATCCCCTACCCCATCGAGCTGCTGCACAAATCCAACTGCGACCATATCGATCTGGTGGCGGCGCTGCGCGCCGGGGACGTTGCGGCCGCCGTCGAGATCTCACGCAAGCATGTGGACATCCTGCACCGGACCATGTTCATGGGGCTGGCCGACGGCGGCGCTGCCGCCGGCTAA
- a CDS encoding carbon-nitrogen hydrolase family protein, producing MQRILPLIAAQAAPRLIGEPVSAFADEVKAALNTKPDSKLVVFPELHLFGDGTPDRQRTEALQDSAEPLGGPRVKELKELAADLGIWLVPGSVCERGPEGQLFNTQLVLSPEGELAGYYRKIFPWRPFEPYDPGDRFTTVDLTGIGRVGLNICYDAWYPEVSRQLAWMGAEVILNVVKTTTPDRRQELVLAKANAIVNQVFVVSVNCAGPTGQGKSIVVDPEGNTIAEANGDAPVLLTADLDLAAVEHVRTHGTENLNRPWSQFRDGEAAVELPVYQGRINPLTWTPPSFNA from the coding sequence ATGCAACGCATCCTTCCCCTTATCGCTGCCCAGGCCGCGCCCCGGCTCATCGGCGAACCCGTTTCGGCCTTCGCGGACGAGGTCAAGGCAGCCCTCAACACCAAGCCGGACAGCAAACTCGTGGTATTCCCGGAGCTCCATCTCTTCGGCGACGGGACCCCGGACCGGCAGCGCACCGAGGCGCTGCAGGACTCGGCCGAACCGCTGGGCGGCCCACGCGTCAAGGAACTGAAAGAGCTGGCCGCGGACCTGGGCATCTGGCTGGTCCCGGGCAGCGTGTGCGAGCGCGGCCCGGAAGGCCAGCTGTTCAACACCCAGCTGGTCCTGTCGCCGGAGGGGGAGCTTGCCGGCTACTACCGGAAGATCTTCCCTTGGCGCCCGTTCGAGCCATACGACCCCGGCGACCGGTTCACCACCGTGGACCTGACTGGAATCGGCCGGGTGGGCCTGAACATCTGCTACGACGCCTGGTATCCGGAGGTCTCCCGCCAGCTCGCGTGGATGGGCGCCGAGGTGATCCTCAATGTCGTCAAAACCACTACCCCGGACCGCCGGCAGGAACTGGTGCTGGCCAAGGCGAACGCCATCGTGAACCAGGTGTTCGTGGTCAGCGTCAACTGCGCCGGTCCCACAGGCCAGGGAAAGAGCATCGTCGTCGATCCCGAGGGCAACACCATCGCGGAGGCCAACGGCGACGCCCCGGTGCTGCTCACAGCGGACCTGGACCTGGCCGCCGTCGAGCACGTCCGCACCCACGGGACGGAGAACCTCAACCGGCCGTGGTCCCAGTTCCGGGACGGCGAGGCCGCCGTCGAACTGCCCGTCTACCAGGGCCGGATCAATCCGCTGACCTGGACGCCCCCGTCTTTCAATGCCTAA
- a CDS encoding APC family permease — protein sequence MTTPTLTRTLKLPSLVLFGLAYLTPLIVLAIFGLIAETTGGAAPSAYLVAMVAMLFTAHSYGRMAVAYPVAGSAYTYVRRSIDPRVGFLVGWAILLDYLFLPMVIWLIGSSYLSAQFPGVPMWLWIVGFILITTVLNILGIKVADKANYVLMAFQLLVIVFFVVLAVGSVLSTSGPGGLASTEPFFNSTSSFATISAGAAIAAYSFLGFDAVTTLTEETVDPRRNVPRAIMLIALIGGGIFVAVSYVTQLVHPGGVFEDSASAASAIALQIGGQVFGAVFLAGLVVAQFASGLAAQASASRLIYAMGRDSVLPKAVFGRLSAKFHTPVVNLVVTGIVGLIAIFLDVATSTSFINFGAFTAFTLVNASVVFHYVRRRRAGEQLNVVSYVVVPAVGAIVCAYLLSQLDSNAITLGLSWLALGIVVLALITRGFRAAPPEMTTTEKATVEAAV from the coding sequence GTGACTACACCAACCCTGACCCGCACGCTGAAGCTGCCCTCGCTGGTGCTGTTCGGCCTGGCGTACCTGACCCCGCTGATCGTCCTGGCCATCTTCGGCCTCATCGCCGAGACCACGGGCGGGGCGGCGCCGTCGGCCTACCTCGTGGCCATGGTGGCCATGCTGTTCACGGCCCACAGCTACGGCCGGATGGCGGTCGCCTACCCGGTGGCCGGTTCCGCCTACACGTACGTGCGCCGGTCCATCGATCCCCGGGTGGGCTTCCTGGTGGGCTGGGCGATCCTGCTGGACTACCTGTTCCTGCCCATGGTGATCTGGCTGATCGGCTCCTCCTATCTGAGCGCGCAGTTCCCGGGCGTGCCGATGTGGCTGTGGATCGTGGGCTTCATCCTCATCACCACGGTCCTGAACATCCTGGGCATCAAGGTGGCGGACAAGGCGAACTACGTGCTGATGGCGTTCCAGCTGCTGGTGATCGTGTTCTTCGTGGTGCTGGCCGTCGGCAGTGTGCTGTCCACCTCCGGCCCCGGCGGCCTGGCCAGCACGGAGCCGTTCTTCAACAGCACGTCCAGCTTCGCCACCATCTCCGCCGGCGCCGCCATCGCCGCGTACTCGTTCCTCGGGTTCGACGCCGTCACCACCCTCACCGAGGAAACCGTGGACCCGCGACGGAACGTCCCCCGCGCCATCATGCTCATCGCGCTGATCGGCGGCGGCATCTTCGTGGCCGTCTCGTACGTGACGCAGCTGGTGCACCCGGGCGGCGTGTTCGAGGACTCGGCGTCGGCGGCCAGCGCCATCGCGCTGCAGATCGGCGGGCAGGTGTTCGGGGCGGTGTTCCTCGCCGGGCTGGTGGTGGCGCAGTTCGCCTCCGGCCTGGCCGCGCAGGCCAGCGCGTCCCGTCTGATCTACGCGATGGGCCGCGACTCGGTGCTGCCCAAGGCGGTCTTCGGCCGGCTCAGCGCGAAGTTCCACACGCCCGTGGTGAACCTGGTGGTCACCGGCATCGTGGGCCTGATCGCCATCTTCCTTGACGTGGCCACCTCGACGTCGTTCATCAACTTCGGTGCCTTCACCGCCTTCACACTGGTGAACGCCTCCGTGGTGTTCCACTATGTGCGCCGGCGCCGTGCGGGGGAGCAGCTGAACGTGGTGTCGTACGTGGTGGTCCCGGCTGTGGGCGCCATCGTCTGCGCCTACCTGCTCTCCCAGCTGGACAGCAACGCCATTACGCTGGGACTGTCCTGGCTGGCGCTCGGTATCGTGGTCCTGGCACTCATCACCCGCGGCTTCCGGGCCGCGCCGCCGGAAATGACGACGACGGAAAAGGCTACCGTGGAGGCCGCCGTCTAA
- a CDS encoding carbon-nitrogen hydrolase family protein produces MERTGVRIALGQLESGTDIGANLAAIDRFAAAAAGDGATLVAFPEYATYEKKIVDASFPAVAEPLDGPICRELAATAARHGITLVAGVVESSEEPGKAYNTLVAFGPDGNRLAVYRKIHLFDAQGFGESTFIKPGPSTEPVVFESGGAVFGLMTCYDLRFPELARSLADAGAQVLLVCSSWVPGTHKTEQWLALNAARAIENSVYVAGVCQAPPVSVGRSLLVDPMGYVEADLGLEPGVRAVDVSLGTVARVKEQFPMFRQRRLG; encoded by the coding sequence GTGGAACGAACCGGTGTGAGGATTGCCCTCGGGCAGCTGGAGTCCGGCACGGACATCGGGGCGAACCTTGCCGCCATCGACCGGTTCGCCGCGGCCGCGGCCGGCGACGGCGCCACGCTGGTGGCCTTCCCGGAGTACGCCACGTACGAGAAGAAGATCGTGGACGCGTCGTTCCCGGCGGTGGCCGAGCCGCTGGACGGTCCCATCTGCCGGGAGCTGGCAGCCACCGCGGCACGCCACGGCATCACACTCGTGGCGGGCGTGGTGGAAAGCTCTGAGGAACCTGGCAAGGCCTACAACACTTTGGTGGCCTTCGGGCCGGACGGCAACCGGCTAGCGGTCTATCGGAAGATCCACCTGTTCGATGCGCAGGGGTTCGGGGAGTCGACGTTCATCAAGCCGGGGCCGTCCACCGAGCCGGTGGTGTTCGAGTCCGGGGGAGCGGTGTTCGGCCTGATGACGTGCTACGACCTGCGGTTCCCGGAACTGGCCCGTTCCCTGGCCGACGCCGGCGCGCAGGTGCTGCTGGTTTGCTCATCCTGGGTGCCGGGGACCCACAAGACCGAACAGTGGCTGGCCCTGAACGCGGCGCGGGCCATCGAGAACAGCGTCTACGTGGCCGGTGTCTGCCAGGCGCCGCCGGTGTCCGTTGGCCGTAGTCTGCTGGTGGACCCGATGGGGTACGTCGAGGCGGACCTGGGGCTGGAGCCGGGGGTGCGGGCGGTGGACGTGTCGCTTGGGACGGTGGCGCGCGTGAAGGAGCAGTTCCCGATGTTCCGGCAGCGGCGGCTGGGGTAG
- a CDS encoding slipin family protein has protein sequence MDPTTFVVVIVLVVLLLIVAKTSIRIVRQYEKGVLFRLGRVTGVRDPGLRLIIPVVDRLQLVSLRIVTMPIQSQGIITQDNVSVDVSAVAYYRVVDAVKSVVAIENVAAAIDQIAQTTLRKVVGQHTLDQTLSETGRINVDIREILDVLTVEWGVEVTLVELKDIQLPESMKRAMARQAEAEREKRAKIIAAEGEAIAAAALGDASDTMMAHPLALQLRNLQSLVEIGVDKNTTVVFPAPLMSTIGELSAFLARENLAAASSSGKTPVKAA, from the coding sequence ATGGACCCCACCACCTTTGTCGTTGTCATCGTCCTCGTCGTACTGCTGCTCATCGTTGCGAAAACGTCGATCCGGATCGTGCGCCAATATGAGAAGGGCGTGCTCTTCCGGCTCGGCAGGGTCACCGGAGTCAGGGATCCCGGCCTGCGGCTGATCATCCCTGTCGTCGACCGGCTGCAGCTGGTGAGCCTGCGGATCGTGACCATGCCCATCCAGTCCCAGGGCATTATCACCCAGGACAACGTGAGCGTCGACGTCTCAGCGGTTGCATACTACCGGGTGGTCGACGCGGTGAAGTCCGTCGTCGCGATCGAAAACGTGGCCGCGGCCATCGACCAGATCGCCCAGACGACCCTGCGGAAAGTCGTCGGCCAACACACCCTTGACCAGACACTGTCCGAGACCGGACGGATCAACGTCGACATCCGTGAAATCCTCGACGTGCTCACCGTCGAATGGGGCGTCGAAGTCACCTTGGTGGAGCTCAAGGACATCCAGCTGCCCGAAAGCATGAAGCGCGCCATGGCCCGCCAGGCTGAAGCCGAACGCGAAAAGAGGGCGAAGATCATCGCCGCCGAAGGCGAAGCCATCGCCGCAGCGGCCCTCGGAGACGCCTCCGACACCATGATGGCCCACCCGCTGGCCCTGCAGCTAAGGAACCTGCAGTCCCTGGTCGAAATCGGCGTCGACAAGAACACCACAGTCGTCTTCCCCGCCCCGCTCATGAGCACCATCGGTGAACTCTCGGCGTTCCTGGCCCGCGAAAACCTGGCCGCGGCATCCTCCAGCGGCAAGACACCCGTGAAAGCGGCATAA
- a CDS encoding nitrilase-related carbon-nitrogen hydrolase, with product MYEKKIVDASFPAVAEPLDGPVCRELAATAARHGIRLVAGVVETSEQENRAYNTLVAFGPEDGRLAVYRKIHLFDAQGFGESTYITPGPSTEPVVFVAGGSGVRPDDLRSLLVDPMEYVEVDFGLEPGVRAAEVSLGTVARVKEQFPMFRQRRRG from the coding sequence GTGTATGAGAAGAAGATCGTGGACGCCTCGTTCCCGGCGGTGGCCGAGCCGCTGGATGGTCCCGTCTGCCGGGAACTCGCAGCCACCGCGGCCCGCCACGGCATCAGGCTCGTGGCGGGCGTGGTGGAAACGTCCGAGCAGGAGAACCGGGCCTACAACACGCTGGTGGCCTTCGGGCCGGAGGACGGCCGGCTAGCCGTGTACCGGAAGATCCACCTGTTCGACGCGCAGGGGTTCGGGGAGTCCACGTACATCACGCCCGGCCCGTCCACGGAGCCGGTGGTGTTCGTGGCCGGGGGGAGCGGTGTTCGGCCTGATGACCTGCGGAGTCTGCTGGTGGATCCGATGGAGTACGTGGAGGTGGACTTCGGGCTGGAGCCGGGGGTGCGGGCAGCGGAGGTTTCGCTCGGAACGGTGGCGCGGGTGAAGGAGCAGTTCCCGATGTTCCGGCAGCGGCGGCGGGGGTAG
- a CDS encoding MFS transporter: MSNSPRTGLAVAGLSLGTSLNPLNSSMIAVALVVLREDFRLDVATVTWVITAFYITSAAGQPLMGRLADRFGPRKLFMLGMGLVAVSCALAPFSPNFVFVCIARALMALGTATAYPSAVVMVGALARLADTTSTRPLGRIQMANTSGAAFGPVVGGLLVSLVGWQALFLINVPLALAALLIVRRFAPPDERREQGNVATLLRDSDIPGILAFTGGMVLLLMGLLNALPGYRWWLLGAAMVLAVLFAWRELTFKRPFLDLRLLGRNRPLLLVYLGFTVFSAVYYFAFFGLPQLLQEAAGYNPGLVGVLMLPLAAMSVVVTPLAVRAIDRFGVRRVLIAGVVLLTVAAAALWLLTASFAVLLVLVLTALMGVPYGSVSIASNQGLYLSAAPEDRGVAAGIFQTCRYVGAISATVMIGIFYGTGVTQENWGRMVLVMLGLCVVTFVVSLLWRERKTA, from the coding sequence GTGAGCAACTCTCCCCGCACCGGCCTCGCCGTCGCCGGCCTCAGCCTAGGCACATCGCTGAACCCGCTGAACTCGTCGATGATCGCCGTCGCGCTGGTGGTGCTGCGCGAGGACTTCCGGCTCGACGTCGCCACGGTCACCTGGGTGATCACCGCCTTCTACATCACCTCGGCCGCGGGCCAGCCGCTGATGGGGAGGCTCGCCGACCGGTTCGGCCCGCGGAAGCTCTTCATGCTCGGCATGGGGCTGGTGGCGGTCTCCTGCGCCCTGGCGCCCTTTTCGCCCAACTTCGTGTTCGTCTGCATCGCCCGCGCACTGATGGCGCTGGGGACGGCGACGGCGTACCCGAGTGCCGTCGTCATGGTCGGGGCGCTGGCACGGTTGGCTGACACGACTTCAACAAGGCCGCTGGGCCGGATCCAGATGGCCAACACCTCCGGGGCCGCCTTCGGCCCTGTGGTGGGCGGGCTGCTGGTGAGCCTGGTCGGCTGGCAGGCGCTGTTTCTCATCAACGTGCCGCTGGCGCTGGCCGCCCTGCTCATCGTGCGCAGGTTCGCCCCACCGGATGAGCGCAGGGAGCAGGGCAACGTGGCCACCCTGCTCCGCGACTCCGACATCCCCGGCATCCTCGCGTTCACCGGCGGCATGGTGCTGCTGCTCATGGGACTGCTGAACGCGCTGCCCGGGTACCGCTGGTGGCTGCTGGGCGCGGCTATGGTCCTCGCCGTACTGTTCGCCTGGCGCGAGCTCACCTTCAAACGGCCGTTCCTGGACCTGCGGCTGCTCGGCAGGAACCGGCCCCTGCTCCTGGTGTACTTGGGCTTCACCGTGTTCAGCGCGGTCTACTACTTCGCGTTCTTCGGGCTGCCCCAGCTGCTGCAGGAGGCCGCGGGCTACAACCCCGGCCTGGTGGGCGTGCTGATGCTCCCGCTGGCGGCCATGTCCGTCGTCGTCACCCCGCTCGCCGTCCGCGCAATCGACCGGTTCGGTGTGCGGCGCGTGCTGATCGCCGGCGTCGTGCTCCTCACGGTGGCGGCGGCGGCACTCTGGCTGCTGACGGCGTCATTCGCCGTCCTGCTGGTGCTGGTGCTGACGGCCCTGATGGGCGTGCCGTATGGCTCGGTCAGCATCGCCTCCAACCAGGGGCTGTACCTGTCCGCGGCACCGGAGGACAGGGGAGTGGCCGCCGGGATCTTCCAGACCTGCCGGTACGTCGGTGCCATCAGCGCCACGGTGATGATCGGCATCTTCTACGGCACCGGTGTCACTCAGGAGAACTGGGGACGGATGGTGCTGGTGATGCTGGGCCTCTGCGTGGTGACGTTCGTGGTGTCGCTGCTGTGGCGGGAGCGGAAGACGGCGTAG